The genomic region AGGTGGTGGAGCCAGCTTTGCCAGCTTGCTGGCTGTGAAGAGTTCCTGtgtgcaagggagttctccactGTCCATTTCCAGCAACTTTAAGACTGGTTTGTGCAAAGTGGTTTTAGTAGACCACAGAATCCAGCCCAGTGGCTTCACAGGaagcagggtcaggcccttaACAAGGACAGAAATGAGGCAAAACATGACAGAGGATGTGGGCAAGAGCACATGCACAGACTCTTACCACCAAAGAACAAATCAATTGAAAATAAGAAAAGAGGCCATTAGTAACTGAATCCAGATTAAAACAATTCTCTTCCTTATTGATCACTAGTGCTAAGAAGTTCATTAATTATCGAAAAAGCACAACTGGATTTTTACACACAAAAAATGCCTTCCTACACAAACCAACCCAGAGCATCTTAATATTAACACAAAAAACGTTTTCAGCTCTCTGCCATGAAATCATAAGAATTTAGCCCTCTTGAGTGGGTGGATGAAGAAAATTACTTTGTGCAGCTTCATGTTTGGCCTGAATTCTCCCCAATTCTACATACACTGACTTTTTCCACTGTTTAGATGCATGTTTTTTATAATACGCTCACACCAATTCTGATAAGCTGAGAGTACTTGGGGAATGCTTTCTTCAGATAAGATTTATAAAACCTCtagtttaattattttatttctcttaaaagaaaataaatataaaaataaactttcAAAACAAATGATGCTTACTATAAGCGGGACTCCAAaaatgggcccaatcctttcagGTACCCCACATGAACACAGAGGTTTGCCCATGTGAAACAATGTCCAGGGTCAGAGACTATGAGATATTAATGAGACTTTCCCAAGCTATGATTTATCTCGTTACTATTGGTACTATCCATTGCAGGAAGCAATGAATCAGTTTAATGGTGTAATGGGTAAGAAACAGAATTTGTTAAAACTGGAAATTTCACCACAAAAATGGTAGGACAACCTTTTCAAATATGGGTGCCTAAATTTGGGTCCCTAAATTAATACAAGTATCACCTTTTAGACATACACAATACAACCAATAATTTGACTGACTAGATTGGAAATATGTAAATTTATCATCTTTTTGTTGCTGCTCTGATTTGTTATTAGTTCTATAACAGACAATGGTGCAAATCCAGCACAGTGttattctattgaagtcaatgcatttacaccagggtgaattTAGCTTAGTAACAATAATGAAACAgttttgcatttctatagtgccTTCCAGCCAGCAATTTAAAAGCTTTTTGCTAATTCTAATGCATTAATCCTCCCCTCTCCTGTGATgtagggaaatattattatcTCCAACTTAATTATGGGGAAAATGTTGAGCCCCATGAACTTGGCCCTTTTCCATTGGGTTCCAAATCCAGGAAGCAATGTCATTGGAGTGAGCTGCATCAGAGCAGCTCCCACAGCAAACCACCATCGCCTCCTGTGCACGACCCTTGCTGCTGCCACTGTCTACCTGGCTTCCAGGAATTAAAATTGCTGGGAAGTCAGAGAGAGGATCCTCATGCTCATTCCACTTGATATGGATGGTGCCACAATAAGAGCTaaccccaccctctccccccactcaaTTCTCTGTTTCTGCCAGATGCCATCTGAAGGCTGCTACCACCAGACTCTACCCatctcccaccacaaactgaagtgagctccttttaaaacccaggtgccctgattagcctgccttaattgattctagcagcttcttcttaattggctccaggtgtcctaattagcctgcctcccttaactggttctagcaggttcctgattactctagcacagcccctgctctagtcactcagggaacagaaaactactcatccagtgatcagtatatttgccctctaccagactcctgtaccccactggtctgggtttgttacagcccctttacactgctaaactggtttaaaggggCCTTAGTATAAGGGATAATCAGACCATAATAAATAATGTTCTACTTAAGAGACAATAAAAATATTCCCACAACAGTTTTGTATTTTCCAACCTCTTTCTTTAACCATTTGCCATCTAATCGCTGACCTGAAGGAAGAGGGAAGCGCTATGAACAAATGTCTTCCACAGACCTTATTGTGACTCCAAGGGATATTAACCATGTGGTGAGTACTCTTGTTCTTTCCCACTCAGCTGCCTTGAAAATCCCCACTGCTTGATTTGTTTCAGAAGCAGTTAGAGTTGTAGAAGAAAAATCTTGATTTTAATTATTTGCCAATCTAGTGTCTCAATTCTGACTAACTTAATTTGACTAATTTGAGTTAAAATTAGAATGTTTCAAATTAAATTGTAACTTTAGAACAACATACTGCAGAGCTAGAAAAAAAATTGGCAAAATTAAAGATGTTGATGGGTAGAATGTAAGTATTAAAGCCCTAACTGGAGCATTTATTACAGATAATTTTTAGTAGATTGTAAGTTCGAAAAAAAGGTAAGCAAACCTTGGCTTCAGTTCTCCATGTGTGTAAGATGACCATGCAATGCTGGATTTCTCCCAATACCTCTTAAAACCAGTCAGTTTTGTCCTAATGCTTTTGGTTTCTGAGAGTTTCCTATCTAAAAATATGTAACAACACTAAATGTTACCAAACATTTACATATAATTAATTTACGATTTTTTTATCATAGGGAGCGATCTTACTTCACTATGAGTAAATTCTGACACCAAACTATAGTACTGTAGTTCTACATTCTACTGTACTCCACAAGAAACATTTCCTAAAAACATACATCAACTTTACTCATTGAGTCCCAAGAACAGCCTAATCAGAGCTGTTTATTTACATGCAAGTGATAAAAAAGGGCTAATAAAAACAATGAATTTCACAAACAGTTATGTGTCATTACTTGACAgctttttttaatgcaaaaactAAGCATCTCAAAACACATGAATCAATTTCAGTTAACAATGAATTAGGAATTGGAGAGATGGATGCTACTTTATCAGTGCtgaaccattattattattatttttatatcaaaGGTCATAAAATTTTAGATTTACATATAAACAcccaaaataaataattataacagTCAGAGAAGAATTATGACAGTCAGAGAAGAATAAACAACTGGATCATGCATATATTCAACAACAGAGGATTAGCACATTTCTCATGTAGTAAGAGTAGTAAGTAGTCATTAGCAATGGTTATATATTTTACATAATTAAAAATGAACAACTTAACAAATGTGAAAATTTTCTTTACCTATTGAAACTTGGCTTtttttctgctctgttttactatTCAACTCAAGATCATCCAAAAGTTTCATAAAAGTAGATTCTCCTTCAGATGTGTCCTGTTCTTCAAGACGGCTGTTCTCTTGTTCTATGGCATCAGGATTTATGTCATTAACAGAGCTTAGTTCAGTAGCTCCGCAATCACGGTGAGTTTCTTCAGTCTCCTCTTGCTCAACCACCTTACCCTCAAGATGTTTGGCGATCTTTTCTTCTTTCGAGTATCCACGGTATTCTTGGAAAGAAAATGGCTGGTTTTTCTCTTTAGGATGAAGACATCTGGCCTTATTTAACTGatccaaataaaaataatatttatccaAAACACTAATATCACAGTCTGAATATAAGAGTGGCTTATCATCCCAGCATATCTTTTGGCAATCATTACTTCTTTCTCTTAGTTTGGGGAATTCCTCTGAGCTGCTTTCTGAAACTTGTGAAGATTTGATGACTTGACTGAAAACATTCTTCTGCTTGTCAGTCACATCTCCTAGGAATACTTTGGATTTATGTTCCATATTGTCTTTACTAGACTGTGTTAATATACCTAATAAAACACAACCACACCCACTGCACCAAGTCATATCTGGATAACTGAGACGTGCACAGTCAGGGCAAACTTTAAAAGTGTGTTCTGGAGGGTTCACTAATGAATTCAGCAAAGGATTGCTACTTTGCATGGCTGGATCTTTCTTAGAGCATTTTAGCTCTATTTCTTTTTGAGCTCTCTTGTAGTTATTTCCTTTACCCATACTATTGTCAAAACTTGTGCTACTGAAGATACTGTCTGTTTGCTCTTCTCCAATCCATTTTCTCGCTTCAACAGTGGAATCTGAGAATTCCATATCCCTGAACCTTGATTCATTTCTctgatctgtctctctcttcagAGGTGTAAAATCTACCACCAGATCTTCCAATTCATCATTTTCAACCTCAGATTCACTAGAGAAGGGGATACATCTGTTTTCAGCCTCTCCCTTGATGCTATTTGCAATAACCTTGCCTTCGCTGCAGCCATGAGCCTTTAAGGACAAGTTGAAATCCTTGTGTTTATAATTTTCTTTGTTCTCTAATATGAGCTTTTCTCCCACAGACCATTTTCCATTGCTGTACATCTTCCTCATGGAGGCAATACTACCGCCTAGCACACCAGAActcaaatattttatatttttttctttaaatgaaaatatGCTGTGTGAAGATTTTTTGTGCTCCTTGATCTCAGCACCAGACCTATTAGTTCTCTTTGTCTTCACAATTCTGTCTGTGCATTCCTCATCTGAACTATCAACTAGGGGAGCCCAAAAATAAGTACTAGGATCTTCACGTGGAGCCTCTGCGGTTTTACTTGAATAATTGTCAGTTTTACACACAACTTGAGGTTGTGGCTGGACTCTATGTATCTCTGACCACATATCTTTCTCACCtatattttgaaaatttgatttttctttgctgttccAGGTTTCATCAGCAAGTGCAAGTCGGCCCAAAATACATGGGGAGATCTCAGGGTCCCTTCTTTCTCTCTTGATCCTAATTATTGTCTTTCTctgactattattattattagcctgAATGTTatagaaatatttgttttcaggGGCTAATGTTTTATCTCTTAAAGGATCAAGAGAAATGCACCTCTCTGTATGCTCTGAGTTAACTTCAGAGATTGAAGAAATGCTGGAACTCTTAAGAATATTAGCATGTGCATTGAGGTTAAAAGCATCTGTCGATTGTGACAAAGAACCATATGAGCTTCTGGTTTCTTTCTTCTCCCTATTTAGTGCTATTTCACTTTCATTGTCTTGAGGCAAAATAAGTCCTTGAGATAACTGTGAACATTTCAGCATATGAGCTGCTTGCTGAGATTTACTAAGGACCAATTGTGCCCAACTCATAACATGCTGGAGTTTTTGAGTCTCCGGAACAGTCAGATCCTCAAGTAGTCTATGATCTAATTCTGAAATACAAGTCTGGCTCATATATTTGCTATGTGTTTCTGGATTTCTGATAATTGTTTCTTGTTCTTTTCCTTCATGGTTTACTCCAGATGATCTCTGAATTAAAGGTTTCCTTCCATTTGTTGCATCATTAGGTTGCTGAGAGCCACTTAATGTGGAAATCTGATTTTCTTCTTTTGTGCTCACTGCAGAATGTAAAACTGCTCCTCTGGAAGCTGATGAACTTGGTTTATTATCAGTACCACAAGAGTAAATCCTTGTCCCTCCACACCTTCCATAGTAAGCTAAGCGCTTGGCCCGTAAGAGCTTGAGGTCGCGGGTGCGAGGTGTGTCTGTTTCATTAATGATTTCAGCATGGAGCCGTTCAGCTGCTTTTTCAGATAAATGCTCCATCTGCAAAAAACATATGTacacaaaaatgaaatttttcagcaaaagtAGAACTACAAATATAATTCTTACAGATGAACTGAGACCTTCCCTGAACATATTCAATGCATTATTACAGGACTGAAGCAACTAACTATAgacaaaaaaggtaaaaaatgcATATTAGTTTGGATTAAGTAATTAAAACAAGATGCAATTTTACTTTTCCATTCTGAGGCTAAAGACTTGATCCTGCATCGaatgatgtcaatggcaaaattcccattaacttacATGGGTCCAGAATCAGCTGTAGAAGCACTAGCTCCAGCTCAGCGAAGTACTTAGGCATGcatctaactttaagcatgtgagtagatccactaacttcaatggaatGGCTCATGAGTTTAAAATTAGGCACAATCTTAAGTATATTGCTGAGTCAGGGCCTGAGTTCAGACTTTTTAAAGCTGCGTGAGCTTATTGGCTTTAAGGCCAAACAGCTGCTTTAAGCACACAATTATCTTCTCAGGCAACAACATCAAAATACTCATCACATTACAAAGCTTCTGGATAGAGTTTAGGGGAAGGAATATGTGATGATAAATGgtacgtaagaacagccatactaggtcaaacaatggtccatctaacccagcatcctgtcttctgcaagtgggcaatgccaggtgccctagagagaatgaacagaacaggtaatcatcaagtgatccatcctgtcgcccattcccagcttctggcaaaccaaAACtaaggacacttcagagcatggtttcgCATCCCTaaccatcctggctagtagccattgatggacctatcctccatgaacttgtctagttcttttttgaaccctgttatagttttggcctttcaCCACATGCTCTGACAGAGTTCCATTgattgactgtatgttgtgtgaagaaatacttggttttgtttattttaaagctgctgcctattaatttcatttggcgacccctagttcttgtgttatgagaaggagtaactaacacttccttatttactttctccacaccagtcatgattttacagacctcaatcatatcctcccttagtcatctctttccaagctgaacagtcccagtcttactaatctctcctcatatggaagctgttccatacccctaatcctttttgttgcccttttctgaaccttttccatttctaatatcttttttcagatgaggcaaccagatctgcacgcagtattcaagatgtgggtgtatcatggatttacatagaggcaatatgatttttctattttattatttatccctttcctaatgatgccaaacattctgttcgcttttttgactgcccctgcacattgactggatgatttcagagaaccatccacattgcctccaagatctctttcttgagtggtaacagttaatttagactccatcattttgtatgtatagctggcattatgttttccaatgtgcattacttttcatttaacaacattgaatttcctctgtcattgttgcccagttacccagttttgtgacttccctttgtaactcttcgcagtctgctttggacttaaccatcttgagtagttttgtatcacctgcaaattttgccacctcactgtttctctttttctagattatttatgaatatgttgaacagcactggccccagtacagagccctgggggtcACCATTagttacctctcttcattctaaaaactgaccatttatacctatcctttgtttcctatattttaaccagttactgatccatgggaggaccttccctcctatcccataacagcttactttgtttaagagcctttggtgagggacctcgtcaaaggctttctgaaaatctaagtacactatatccactggatcatccttgtcccccaggcttgttgaccccctcaaagaatacTAGTAGATTGGTggaacatgatttccctttacaaaaatcattttGACTCTTCcgcaacaaatcgtgttcatctatgtgtctgatcattctgttctttcctataatttcaaccaatttgcctggtactgaagttaggcttaccaggctgtaattgccgggattgcCTCTGGGGccccttttaaaaattagcatcacattagctattctccagtcatctggtacagaagcggatttcaatgataggttacataccacagttagtagttctgcaatttcacatttgagttccttcagaactcttcggtaaataccatctggtcctggtgacttattgctgttgaatttatcaatttgttccaaaacctcctcttatgacacctcaatttgggacagttcctcagatttgtcacttaaagaAAATGGCTCAGAATTGggactctccctcacatcctcagccagggAGACCGATGCagagaatttgtttagtttctctgcaatggccttatcttccttgagtgctcttttagcagACTCGTTCAGCCAGGGGCCCtcctggttgtttagcaggcttcctgcttctggtgtacttaattttttttttttttttttttattggtgttactttttgagtctttggctagctgttcttcaaattcttttttggccttcctaattatattttacacttcacttgccagagtttatgcttctttctattttcctcattaggatttaacttccacttttttaaaggttttttttgcctcgaactgcttcttttactttgttgtttagccacggtgacactgttttggtcctcttactatgtttttttaatttgaggcATACATTTAAATAGAGCCTCTATTAGAGTGTCTttgaaaagtttccatgcagcttgcagagatttaacttttggcactgtatcttttaatttctggtGAAAATTAGGAGATTCATATTTAACAGAATAGCACAAATGATAAAATACAATATATAGTATTTTGATACCATAAGAAGTGTACAGGTTAGGGAGGTAAATACAGTTTAAAAAGTTAGCTGTTTAAACGGTTAACTGTTTAAGTGGCTGGGGCCCATCCCGCCGGAGTGGCTGGGTGGTGGCTGGGCCTGCTCTGGCTAGCCGGCACTGCTTCGGCTGGGCACTACAGCTGGACCCGCTCCGTCCAGGCGGTGCTGCTCCATCTGGGCACTGCGGCTGGGCCCGCTCCAGCTGGCACGAGGCCACGGGAGCCAGCTGGCCAGCCAGCCCAGGCGTTAACGGTTAAGGCAGTTAACCGGTAAGACTATGCTTACTGGTTAACCAGTTAGCATTTTACATCCCTAGTACAGGTGTAATGAACTGGACAATCATTCCACCTATACTACACCTCAGTTTCATTTGAAATACCAGTAATTATACTCAAGAAGGAAAGAATCCgacttgactttcagatccaGGTTTCTGCATTTGACAGATAAAAAAAATTGATCAAATTTCATATGAAGTAACTGAAAGACAAACATGGAACCCACAATGTCATTTCTGTAGAGTCACTTTCTGGATGACACAAAACAAAAGAGTAGTGAAGGTTTAActaatatcaaaacaaaacaagccatCCTTCTACTAGATGGTGATCAGGTTGGGTGTTACTGAAGCTATGTGGAGCCCCCAAAATActgggagtgaaatcctggcccaactaaagtgaatggtaaaactcccattgactttaatggggacaGCATTTCACCCAGAGGCCAAAGGCAGtcagttgttttgtttgtttttaaagccaaCTCCGGAAACTGCTGAAGAACTGCAAAAAATGCATACTATCTCAATCCACCAGGAGCATTATCTCAGGGCTCATAAGGGCTAATGGGGGAAGACAGATTGGGGCAGGGTGTGAATGGGAGTGAGGCACAGGACCACAGGAGGAGGAAGGCTCAGAGACATGTGGGgacagggggagaggggcagagttacatagggacaggggagtggctgggtgagcgCACAgaaacacatggggacagggagaCATAGGGACAGGGGAATAGCTGGTGAGGGCACAGACACATGGTGATGTGGGAAgagtgcagagctacatagggacaacagagtggctgggtgagggcacagaggTACATGGGAGCAGGCAGATGTGCCTgcctgaatgggagaggctagggccagccagggtctgcatggggtaagctccctaacaatccttccctgccctccccctaaAAAAACCTGTTTCATATATgacaggttcagtcacagagaccctcttgggactgtcacctgacatgctggaattacctctgagcccgttttccctgccagcttgggacttccagcagggccgcccagaggattcatggggcctggggcaaagcgggggagctgcggcccgggctggctttaggcactgcggggcccgattcgaagaagttgccgccgaagtcccgccgctgtcttcggcggcagctcaattgctgCCGCGGAGGAAGGACCCTCTGCCAAAATGCAGCCAAAGACAGCGGCAATGATTGAGCTGCCGACGATGACATTACCGgaacttcggcggcagctcaatcagctgccggtgccttcggcggcacttcagcagagGGACCTTCCTCCGTggcagcgattgagctgccactgaagacagtggcgggactttggcggcagctccttctggacgttgcggggccctcttaggggcgcagggcccgattctggccctggctgcagtgcttgtactcacccagcggtggtccaggtcttcggcggcgggggggcccTTCAgatgctccgcgtcttcggcagcactgaaggacccgccgccgaaatgtagttctgtattgtagtttaaatgaattattactcagcgttctgtattaatatgcctagtaaggaatctatttgtcaaaaaacctttcctgaatcttttttgttgtctgtatggttatagacatacttgctgacaggtattttgaactAAATgacccaaaataattgaaactgatgtgattatattgtgttattttgacaaataaaatatgcagaaatttaaaatattgtgtgcagaatttttaatttttttagcacagaattccaccaggagtaatCACTGTTCCAAAGTAAACTGCATACCACCAGATTAAACCCTTAAGAAAACAATGTGTTATCATATGAGTCTCTAAAACAGATCACAGTCTGCAATTGCCACCTAGAGGTATAAATAAATTATACTTGTGTTTTAATAGTACAGAATATTAGTTCATTTCAGTGACAATGCTGCAGATACAAGCTATGTCAAGTGGGGCAATTCAGCAGGGAAATAACTTGGTAAACAACatcggggggggggatgggagacaGAAAATTAGGAGGAGGCTAAGGGATGGTAAGACTGGCAACTGAAGGAGGAGAGGTGAGACAATGCAGCGAAAGGGTTTTTCTTGTTCCCAGTAGAGACAGGTGATATTTGAACATGGTTCGGCAAAACTAAAAGAAATGTTCATTGGTAATTTACAACGTGAGTAAAGATCACATTGGCTCTAACTTAATAAAGTAGGCAAAGCCTACTCTGCTTTGTCTGGCCTGGCCCAGAGTTCCCATTCACAGATAGCCTATTTTACCCCCATTTTGTCTCATCCCACAACAAGAAAACTATACAATAACTGCCCTCCTTTGGTTCAACAATATGACAGTTCTGGATGCAGAACAAGGGTTAAACATCCAAGTTTTCTAGGGATTTAGTTTTCTTTTGTTGATTTTACCAACATCTATCTCTAATCTCTCCTCTATACCATTTTCTTTAATGCAGACCagattaataattaaaaacaatactTTTCACTGCTACAGTACCTTCCCTTAAAGAACCTCAAAagactttacaaacattaccagTAAGATGGGTAAATATTATCCTAGTTGCCACagaggaagaaattgaagaacagagtgattaagtgacttgcccaaaggcaCACAGATATCTGGCACAGATAGGAATACAGCCCAGATCTCATCCACTTTTGCTAGAAAGCAACACAAATGAAGCAACATAAACCAAATAGTATTTCCAAATAGTTTCCAAATGATAAAAGGACAAATAATATTTACTAGATACACAGAAGTCCATTTCAACTGAACAAAATAGAACAAAGTCAGAAGAGATTTCTTCAACACATTAGCTCTCCAACACCTTTTGGTACATCCCTGTATACTCAATAACCTGGCCCTTTTAGTACTTAGTCTCTGACCTTTAAACCAGGCTTCCTCAATCTTC from Chrysemys picta bellii isolate R12L10 chromosome 6, ASM1138683v2, whole genome shotgun sequence harbors:
- the LOC101945119 gene encoding uncharacterized protein LOC101945119 isoform X2, giving the protein MEHLSEKAAERLHAEIINETDTPRTRDLKLLRAKRLAYYGRCGGTRIYSCGTDNKPSSSASRGAVLHSAVSTKEENQISTLSGSQQPNDATNGRKPLIQRSSGVNHEGKEQETIIRNPETHSKYMSQTCISELDHRLLEDLTVPETQKLQHVMSWAQLVLSKSQQAAHMLKCSQLSQGLILPQDNESEIALNREKKETRSSYGSLSQSTDAFNLNAHANILKSSSISSISEVNSEHTERCISLDPLRDKTLAPENKYFYNIQANNNNSQRKTIIRIKRERRDPEISPCILGRLALADETWNSKEKSNFQNIGEKDMWSEIHRVQPQPQVVCKTDNYSSKTAEAPREDPSTYFWAPLVDSSDEECTDRIVKTKRTNRSGAEIKEHKKSSHSIFSFKEKNIKYLSSGVLGGSIASMRKMYSNGKWSVGEKLILENKENYKHKDFNLSLKAHGCSEGKVIANSIKGEAENRCIPFSSESEVENDELEDLVVDFTPLKRETDQRNESRFRDMEFSDSTVEARKWIGEEQTDSIFSSTSFDNSMGKGNNYKRAQKEIELKCSKKDPAMQSSNPLLNSLVNPPEHTFKVCPDCARLSYPDMTWCSGCGCVLLGILTQSSKDNMEHKSKVFLGDVTDKQKNVFSQVIKSSQVSESSSEEFPKLRERSNDCQKICWDDKPLLYSDCDISVLDKYYFYLDQLNKARCLHPKEKNQPFSFQEYRGYSKEEKIAKHLEGKVVEQEETEETHRDCGATELSSVNDINPDAIEQENSRLEEQDTSEGESTFMKLLDDLELNSKTEQKKSQVSIDRKLSETKSIRTKLTGFKRYWEKSSIAWSSYTHGELKPRSQCVQRPVSAEVGKKMVYISQNIQPSGSVNSRQMKAHPLPKPTISAKAQQKPPNYQATSVAFVKTANACTDSKQPCKSPFQGFEETVNWDNKRESDLSVWLLLPDELWLCIFSLFSHKELSQVAQVCHRFHQLARDESFWRHIQILDCHCLSDEWLIHLGLHHPQCFTLYHCHDETQSITHKGLMKFFQHCRDSLKELSITSCSGPRLRGDTILLHASTFCSQLTSVDISWTGATDLGVIALAEASLSLQGLSANGCQLTDDAINALVEKHGKSLSKLEIFGCHALTTKCLGSMARECPNLRTLNIGRVPKVTDVCLVKIVNCLKKLTTLNITGLNVVRDRVVHFIVTQCPKLEYLVLSSCSHVTDISLVEISTYLQTIRYLDVSGCKRVTDVGIQALAGSCLQLYYLDLSSTGTSKRGVCFLASFCHISLECVKLSFCKDITLEAVKKLCKNCKRLKLLHLYGCRITPDLESIKEINKTVQVYHDLCFPPANI